A single Arachidicoccus sp. BS20 DNA region contains:
- a CDS encoding serine hydrolase, which yields MRKIYLLCSVIIFLCWHSHANAQAKNSLFLEKILNKIPDSIFREVYHHPEKYRLQIIYTQINRDKHNKPSFTNYYFNVDSNLYFNPASTVKMPLSFLALQKLHQINVSGVNKFTTMLTDSSYSKQTSATSDSTSATGFPSVAQYIRKVFLISDNDAYNRLYEFLEQQYINRELHKRGYTDVNISRRFTAMNDDENRHTNEIRFLDNNGELLYQQPPAYNTDSFDYHQIIKMGKAHWNNNDSLINTPMDFTTANKISLEDLQQIEQSVLFPSSVPPNKRFDLSDEDYPFLYQYMSQYPSETNYPKYDTSVYYDSYVKNYFKNASHKIPPYIRVFNKPGWAYGFLTDISYVADFENRVEFMLSCTLYVNSDGVLNDNKYDYDSVGYPFLYTLGQSIYQYELQRKRKHKPDLSRFIIRYDQRNPNDTRKAIKDADN from the coding sequence ATGCGAAAAATCTATCTTCTTTGTTCAGTTATTATTTTCTTGTGTTGGCATTCACACGCAAATGCACAAGCAAAAAATTCGCTCTTCCTTGAAAAGATTTTAAACAAAATTCCCGATAGCATTTTCAGGGAAGTTTATCATCATCCCGAAAAATACAGGCTGCAAATTATTTATACACAAATCAATCGCGACAAACACAACAAACCTTCTTTTACCAATTATTATTTTAATGTTGATAGCAATTTATACTTCAATCCGGCATCTACGGTAAAGATGCCTTTGTCGTTTTTAGCGTTACAAAAGCTGCATCAAATCAACGTTTCAGGCGTCAATAAATTTACAACCATGCTAACGGACAGTTCTTATTCTAAGCAAACTTCCGCAACGAGCGACAGCACTTCGGCAACAGGCTTTCCGTCCGTTGCACAATACATTCGCAAAGTATTTTTGATAAGCGACAATGATGCGTATAATCGTTTATATGAATTTTTAGAACAACAATATATCAACCGCGAATTGCACAAACGCGGTTACACCGACGTAAATATTTCAAGAAGATTTACCGCAATGAACGACGATGAAAACCGCCACACTAATGAAATAAGATTTTTAGACAATAACGGGGAATTATTATACCAACAACCGCCTGCATACAATACCGATTCATTCGATTATCATCAGATTATTAAAATGGGAAAGGCGCATTGGAACAACAATGACAGTCTTATAAATACGCCGATGGATTTTACCACAGCCAATAAAATTTCTCTGGAAGATTTGCAGCAAATAGAACAAAGTGTTTTATTTCCTTCGTCTGTTCCGCCCAATAAAAGATTTGACTTGTCGGACGAAGATTACCCTTTCCTATATCAATATATGTCGCAATATCCGTCGGAAACCAATTACCCTAAATACGATACTTCGGTTTATTACGACAGCTATGTAAAAAATTATTTTAAAAATGCTTCGCATAAAATTCCGCCGTATATCCGCGTGTTCAACAAGCCGGGCTGGGCTTACGGTTTTCTCACGGATATCTCTTATGTCGCGGACTTTGAAAACCGTGTGGAATTTATGTTGAGCTGCACGCTGTATGTCAATAGCGACGGCGTTTTGAATGATAATAAGTATGATTATGATTCCGTTGGTTATCCGTTTTTATACACACTCGGACAATCGATTTATCAATATGAATTGCAACGTAAGAGAAAACACAAACCGGATTTGAGCAGGTTCATTATTCGTTACGACCAACGCAATCCGAATGATACACGAAAGGCGATTAAAGATGCGGATAATTAA
- a CDS encoding DUF4954 family protein translates to MNNIIKLPVNSLGYNFIKKEYLPKGKDEYYLRNLQNRNGAEYRNLTAFEIEALVRNRNTSDNWNNIWVSDLFNPELVKNCKFYGLVRIGKLEPYMLVFSDLKVAVGLYDSTIISCDIGDNSVINNVHYLSHYIIGEEVILTNINEMQTTEKSKFGNGIVKDGENENIRIWLELSNENGGRKILPFNGMLAGDAWLWSKYRDDKKLLDRFIEFTEAEFKTARGFYGKVGDRTVIKNTDIIKDVWIGSDAYIKGANKLKNLTINSGEEGHTQIGEGCELVNGSIGFGNRIFYGVKAVRFVTASHVQLKYGARLINSYLGNNSTISCCEVLNSLIFPAHEQHHNNSFLCAATVFGQSNIPAGATIGSNHNSRGADGEILAGRGFWPALCTSLKHNSKFASYTMLAKGDYNYELNIPIPFSLISLDVQKNNLVVMPAYWFMYNMYALTRNTWKYFDRDKRKEKIQHIEYDFLAPDTVNEMFEALRLLEIYTGKAFYFSLNKNYLSNEEHQKIGREILNDEASNIEDINITAEGFENSKRETKIIKVKKSYRIFKQMIVLYGLEQLVNFILTNKISSVKQLKELLPKDAQRNNWLNVGGQLIPEENVSSIRKNIYEKKINSWNDLHQHYQAEGEKYTNEKLKHALASLEEIKQIHLNSINKKILFELFDELLLLNKQVLENIKISRKKDYTNAFRKMMYSSQTEMDSVLGKFSDNSFIRQQEENFKNFSTQIQASKSLFKN, encoded by the coding sequence ATGAACAACATTATCAAACTTCCCGTCAATTCTCTCGGATATAATTTTATCAAAAAAGAATATTTGCCCAAAGGCAAAGACGAATATTATTTGCGCAATCTTCAAAACAGAAACGGCGCTGAATACCGCAACCTGACTGCGTTTGAGATTGAAGCGCTGGTGCGCAACCGCAACACGAGCGACAACTGGAACAATATTTGGGTATCGGATTTATTCAATCCCGAACTCGTAAAAAACTGCAAGTTTTACGGCTTGGTGCGCATCGGGAAATTAGAGCCTTATATGCTTGTCTTCAGCGATTTGAAAGTGGCGGTGGGCTTGTACGATTCTACGATTATCAGTTGCGACATCGGCGATAACAGCGTTATCAATAATGTGCATTATTTGTCGCATTACATCATTGGCGAAGAAGTGATTTTGACGAACATCAACGAGATGCAAACGACCGAAAAATCGAAGTTCGGCAACGGCATTGTGAAAGACGGCGAGAACGAAAATATCCGCATCTGGCTGGAACTGTCGAATGAAAACGGCGGCAGAAAAATTTTACCTTTCAACGGAATGCTCGCGGGCGATGCCTGGCTGTGGAGCAAGTACCGTGACGACAAAAAATTGTTGGACAGATTTATCGAGTTCACGGAAGCTGAATTTAAGACGGCGCGCGGGTTTTACGGAAAAGTAGGCGACAGAACCGTGATTAAAAACACGGACATTATCAAAGACGTTTGGATTGGTTCGGATGCGTATATCAAAGGCGCGAATAAGCTTAAAAACCTCACGATAAATTCAGGCGAAGAGGGTCATACGCAAATCGGCGAGGGTTGTGAGTTGGTCAACGGAAGCATTGGTTTTGGCAACCGGATTTTTTACGGCGTTAAAGCCGTGCGTTTTGTAACCGCATCGCATGTGCAACTCAAGTACGGCGCGCGTTTAATCAATTCTTATCTTGGAAATAATTCGACTATTTCTTGCTGCGAAGTTTTAAATTCATTGATATTTCCCGCGCATGAGCAACATCACAACAACTCGTTTTTGTGTGCGGCAACAGTGTTCGGGCAAAGCAATATTCCCGCTGGCGCCACCATTGGTTCCAATCATAATTCGCGCGGCGCGGACGGCGAAATCCTTGCAGGACGCGGGTTTTGGCCTGCCTTGTGTACGAGCTTAAAACACAATTCAAAGTTTGCATCTTATACCATGCTCGCCAAAGGCGATTATAATTATGAACTGAACATACCGATTCCGTTTTCATTAATAAGTCTTGATGTACAAAAAAATAATTTGGTGGTAATGCCCGCGTATTGGTTTATGTACAATATGTACGCGCTCACGCGCAATACGTGGAAATATTTTGACCGCGACAAACGCAAAGAAAAAATTCAGCATATTGAATATGATTTTCTTGCGCCCGACACTGTGAATGAAATGTTTGAAGCATTGCGCTTGCTGGAAATTTATACAGGCAAAGCATTTTATTTTTCATTGAATAAAAATTATTTGAGCAATGAGGAACACCAAAAAATCGGCAGAGAAATTTTAAACGATGAAGCCTCAAATATAGAAGATATCAACATTACAGCCGAAGGATTTGAAAATTCCAAACGCGAAACAAAAATCATCAAAGTAAAAAAATCGTACCGTATTTTTAAGCAAATGATTGTGTTGTATGGATTGGAACAGTTGGTAAATTTCATTTTGACAAATAAAATTTCTTCCGTAAAACAATTAAAAGAATTGCTGCCGAAAGATGCGCAAAGAAACAATTGGCTGAACGTGGGCGGACAATTGATTCCCGAAGAAAATGTTTCATCCATCCGGAAAAATATTTACGAAAAGAAAATCAATTCATGGAACGATTTACATCAACATTATCAAGCGGAAGGCGAAAAATATACAAATGAAAAGCTGAAACACGCTTTGGCATCGCTCGAAGAAATTAAGCAAATCCATCTAAATTCCATTAATAAAAAAATATTGTTTGAACTTTTTGACGAGCTTTTATTGCTCAACAAACAAGTATTGGAAAACATTAAAATTTCGCGCAAAAAAGATTACACCAACGCTTTCAGAAAAATGATGTATTCCTCTCAAACCGAGATGGACAGCGTGCTTGGGAAGTTTTCCGACAACAGTTTTATTCGTCAGCAAGAAGAGAATTTCAAGAATTTTTCAACGCAAATTCAAGCATCAAAATCTCTTTTCAAAAACTAA
- the hisF gene encoding imidazole glycerol phosphate synthase subunit HisF: MLTKRIIPCLDIKDGRTVKGVNFESLRDAGDPVELGALYAKQGADELVFLDITATIEKRKTLSELVNKISHHINIPFTVGGGISSVEDASVLLKNGADKTSINTSAYKNPQLINDLAKEFGSQFVVLAIDTKKEDDGEWYVYLNGGRVKTETKCFDWAKQAVDLGAGEILLTSMNNDGTKQGFALDITKLLSESLPVPVIASGGAGNMQHFVEVFETANADAALAASIFHFKEVEIKELKTALKDKQIPVRI, from the coding sequence ATGCTCACAAAAAGAATTATTCCTTGTTTGGATATTAAAGACGGTCGCACCGTGAAAGGCGTGAACTTTGAAAGCCTGCGCGATGCAGGCGACCCTGTGGAACTCGGCGCGTTGTATGCAAAGCAAGGCGCGGACGAATTGGTGTTTCTCGACATTACGGCAACGATTGAAAAAAGAAAAACGTTGAGCGAATTGGTCAATAAAATTTCGCATCATATCAATATTCCGTTCACGGTTGGCGGCGGCATCAGTTCGGTAGAAGACGCATCGGTATTGTTGAAAAATGGCGCGGATAAAACTTCCATCAACACATCGGCGTATAAAAATCCACAGTTGATTAATGATTTGGCAAAAGAGTTCGGAAGTCAATTTGTAGTGTTGGCGATTGATACCAAAAAGGAAGATGACGGCGAATGGTATGTTTACTTAAACGGTGGTCGCGTGAAAACAGAAACCAAATGTTTTGATTGGGCAAAGCAAGCTGTTGATTTGGGCGCGGGCGAAATTTTATTAACGTCCATGAACAACGACGGCACAAAGCAAGGCTTTGCATTGGACATTACAAAATTGCTTTCGGAATCTTTGCCCGTGCCTGTGATTGCAAGTGGCGGCGCAGGAAATATGCAGCATTTTGTAGAAGTGTTTGAAACTGCAAACGCTGATGCAGCGCTGGCTGCAAGCATTTTTCATTTTAAGGAAGTGGAAATAAAAGAATTGAAAACAGCGTTGAAAGATAAACAAATTCCTGTGAGAATTTGA
- the hisIE gene encoding bifunctional phosphoribosyl-AMP cyclohydrolase/phosphoribosyl-ATP diphosphatase HisIE, protein MTDNRKQITDNRQEMNINYSKYSNGLVPAIVQDATTNKVLMLGFMNEEAVAKTQSLEKVTFFSRSKNRLWTKGEESGNFLLLKDIKADCDNDTLLIKAEPVGPVCHTGADTCFNEENKKNMNNDFLNELENIIQQRKEAGGSNSYVASLFAKGINKIAQKVGEEAVEVVIEAKDNSEELFLNESADLLFHYLILLNAKGYSLNDVINVLKKRHEER, encoded by the coding sequence TTGACAGATAACAGAAAACAAATAACCGATAACAGACAAGAAATGAACATAAATTATTCAAAATATTCCAACGGGCTTGTTCCCGCAATTGTACAAGATGCAACCACCAACAAAGTATTGATGCTTGGCTTTATGAACGAAGAAGCTGTTGCAAAAACGCAGTCGCTGGAGAAAGTAACATTCTTCAGCCGCAGCAAAAACCGCTTGTGGACGAAAGGCGAAGAAAGCGGTAATTTTTTGCTGTTGAAAGATATAAAAGCTGATTGCGACAACGATACATTATTGATTAAAGCCGAACCTGTCGGACCCGTTTGCCACACCGGCGCAGACACTTGTTTTAATGAAGAAAATAAAAAAAATATGAACAACGATTTTCTGAATGAATTGGAAAACATTATCCAACAAAGAAAAGAAGCAGGCGGCTCAAACTCTTACGTGGCAAGCCTTTTCGCGAAAGGCATTAATAAAATCGCACAGAAAGTTGGCGAAGAAGCCGTTGAAGTTGTGATTGAGGCAAAAGACAATAGCGAAGAATTATTTTTAAATGAAAGCGCCGATTTATTGTTTCACTACCTGATTTTGTTGAATGCAAAAGGTTATTCGTTAAACGATGTTATCAATGTATTGAAGAAGCGCCATGAAGAACGATAA
- a CDS encoding type II toxin-antitoxin system RelE/ParE family toxin encodes MAKVILRQEAIDDLNDIWIYSFEEWSEKQADKYYATLEFACKQIGKNPELGKIYEGITNNLLGLRIGKHIIFYQVINEQEIEIIRILHERMDLKNRLNE; translated from the coding sequence ATGGCTAAAGTTATTTTACGACAAGAAGCCATTGATGACTTGAATGATATTTGGATTTATTCTTTTGAAGAATGGTCGGAAAAGCAGGCGGACAAATATTATGCGACTTTAGAGTTTGCCTGTAAGCAAATTGGAAAAAATCCGGAACTTGGGAAAATATATGAAGGAATAACCAACAACTTACTGGGACTGAGAATAGGTAAGCACATAATTTTCTATCAAGTTATCAACGAACAGGAAATTGAAATAATCCGAATTTTGCACGAACGAATGGACTTAAAAAACAGACTTAATGAATAA
- the rocD gene encoding ornithine--oxo-acid transaminase produces MSDILVSDKSGYYISLEEQHGAHNYHPLPVVLERSEGVYVWDVNGKQYFDFLSGYSALNQGHRHPRIMQALTEQAQKLTLTSRAFYNNQLGEFEKYITKLFGYDKVLPMNSGAEAVETALKLARKWAYKVKQIPTNDAQIVVCGNNFHGRTISIVSFSSDADSKKEFGPYTPGFIVIPYNDLETLEEFFQQEKNIAAFLVEPIQGEAGVVVPDEGYLSKAKTLCEKYNVLFIADEIQTGLARTGKMLACDHENVHPDILILGKALSGGVLPVSTVLANNEIMLTILPGEHGSTYGGNPLACAVAIASLQVLTEENLADNAEKLGNIFREEIGKLNNPLVKEVRGKGLLNAVVINHPDENAAWNICLKLRDNGLLAKPTHGDKIRFAPPLVMNEEQLRECIAIIDKSLNEFVA; encoded by the coding sequence ATGTCAGATATTTTGGTATCCGATAAATCGGGTTATTATATTTCGTTGGAAGAACAGCACGGCGCGCACAATTATCATCCTTTGCCTGTGGTTTTGGAACGCAGCGAAGGCGTTTATGTCTGGGACGTCAACGGCAAACAATATTTCGATTTTCTAAGCGGTTATTCCGCACTCAATCAGGGACACAGGCATCCGCGCATTATGCAGGCTTTGACAGAACAAGCACAAAAGCTCACGCTTACCTCACGCGCTTTTTATAACAATCAGTTGGGCGAGTTTGAAAAATACATCACTAAACTTTTCGGTTATGATAAAGTTTTGCCGATGAACTCCGGCGCAGAAGCCGTTGAAACGGCTTTAAAACTTGCAAGAAAATGGGCGTATAAAGTCAAACAAATTCCGACAAACGACGCGCAGATTGTCGTTTGCGGAAATAACTTTCATGGAAGAACTATCTCAATTGTTTCGTTCAGTTCCGATGCCGATTCTAAAAAAGAATTTGGTCCTTATACTCCGGGCTTCATCGTTATTCCATACAACGATTTAGAAACATTGGAAGAATTTTTTCAACAAGAAAAAAATATTGCCGCGTTTTTAGTCGAACCAATTCAAGGCGAAGCGGGCGTTGTCGTTCCCGACGAAGGATATTTATCCAAAGCAAAAACATTGTGTGAAAAATACAATGTTTTATTTATCGCAGATGAAATTCAAACAGGACTTGCCCGTACCGGAAAAATGCTCGCCTGCGACCATGAAAATGTGCATCCCGATATTCTCATTCTTGGCAAAGCCTTAAGCGGCGGCGTTTTGCCCGTGAGCACCGTGTTGGCGAATAACGAAATTATGCTCACGATTTTGCCCGGCGAACATGGTTCAACGTACGGCGGAAATCCTTTGGCGTGCGCAGTTGCCATTGCATCTTTGCAAGTTTTGACAGAAGAAAATCTGGCGGACAATGCAGAAAAATTAGGCAATATTTTTCGTGAAGAAATTGGCAAACTAAATAATCCGTTAGTCAAAGAAGTGCGCGGAAAAGGATTATTAAATGCTGTTGTCATCAATCATCCTGATGAAAATGCAGCCTGGAATATTTGCCTGAAACTTAGAGATAACGGGCTTTTGGCGAAACCTACGCATGGCGATAAAATTCGTTTCGCACCGCCATTGGTAATGAATGAAGAACAGTTGAGAGAATGTATTGCAATTATTGATAAGAGTTTAAATGAGTTTGTTGCCTGA
- a CDS encoding type II toxin-antitoxin system ParD family antitoxin gives MKNTSISLGNYFDQFVSGQVSAGRYKNVSEVVRAGLRLLEDEESKIIALKAAIQKGLNSPRVENFDFKANLKKLKEEKAKNG, from the coding sequence ATGAAAAATACATCAATCTCACTCGGCAACTATTTTGACCAGTTTGTAAGCGGTCAAGTCTCCGCAGGACGCTATAAAAACGTTAGTGAAGTTGTTCGTGCAGGACTTCGACTTTTAGAAGACGAAGAAAGTAAAATAATTGCATTGAAAGCCGCAATCCAAAAAGGGTTAAACAGCCCACGAGTTGAAAATTTTGACTTCAAAGCAAATTTGAAAAAACTAAAAGAAGAGAAAGCAAAAAATGGCTAA
- a CDS encoding LutB/LldF family L-lactate oxidation iron-sulfur protein, translating into MTKESSLFMANSEAKASDLQHRNTINFNIAKYNSAVPAGKAQFSELPVARQLAKNAKWNAIENLDKNLLNFEKQITARGAKVIWAENAEEALAAVKEICIEKNAKTIVKSKSMVTEEIHLNHFLEAQGIESVETDLGEYIQQIAGEPPYHIVTPAMHKSAAEIADLYTEKLGAEPNLAPEQVTLFTRKKLREKFTSAEIGITGANFIISDIGGISLTENEGNARLSTAFPKTHIAIVGIEKVIPSLQDLSLFLPLLATFGTGQTITSYNTIITGPKQKGETDGPEEMYVILLDNGRTNMLKNVKMREAMYCIRCGACLNACPVYKNIGGHSYETTYSGPIGSVITPHLRGIKEYKHLSYASSLCGNCTEVCPVRINLHELLLENRYESVEEGDASMAERMAWKGWKFASLHRKMMNMGNGKLKNSFVNSIFKDWTKYRGNLDFSPKTFNEMWRERK; encoded by the coding sequence ATGACAAAAGAATCATCTTTATTTATGGCAAACAGCGAAGCGAAAGCTTCCGATTTGCAGCACAGAAATACGATTAATTTCAACATAGCAAAATATAATTCCGCAGTTCCCGCAGGAAAAGCTCAATTCTCTGAATTGCCCGTGGCACGACAGCTTGCAAAGAATGCAAAGTGGAACGCGATAGAAAACCTGGATAAAAATTTATTGAATTTTGAAAAGCAAATTACTGCACGCGGAGCAAAAGTTATTTGGGCGGAAAATGCCGAAGAAGCGTTGGCTGCCGTGAAAGAAATTTGTATTGAGAAGAACGCTAAAACCATCGTCAAAAGCAAGAGTATGGTTACGGAAGAAATCCATCTGAATCATTTTCTCGAAGCACAAGGCATTGAAAGCGTGGAAACCGATTTAGGAGAATATATTCAGCAGATTGCGGGCGAACCACCGTATCATATTGTAACACCTGCGATGCACAAAAGCGCGGCAGAAATTGCAGATTTGTACACCGAAAAATTGGGTGCAGAACCGAACCTTGCGCCCGAACAAGTAACGCTTTTCACACGAAAAAAATTAAGAGAGAAATTCACTTCGGCAGAGATTGGCATTACGGGTGCGAACTTTATTATCTCTGACATCGGCGGTATTTCATTAACTGAAAACGAAGGCAACGCGCGGCTTTCAACGGCTTTCCCAAAAACGCATATCGCAATTGTAGGTATCGAAAAAGTAATTCCGAGCTTGCAGGATTTATCCTTGTTTTTGCCTTTGCTCGCAACCTTTGGAACGGGGCAAACCATTACTTCGTACAACACCATTATTACAGGTCCGAAACAAAAAGGCGAAACCGACGGACCTGAAGAAATGTATGTAATACTGCTCGACAACGGTCGTACCAATATGTTGAAAAACGTAAAGATGCGCGAGGCAATGTATTGCATTCGCTGCGGCGCGTGCCTCAATGCTTGTCCGGTTTATAAAAACATCGGTGGACATTCTTACGAAACAACTTACAGCGGACCCATCGGTTCTGTTATCACGCCGCATCTTCGCGGAATCAAAGAATACAAGCATTTGAGCTATGCTTCCTCACTGTGCGGCAACTGCACGGAAGTTTGTCCGGTAAGAATTAATTTGCATGAATTGTTGCTGGAAAACCGGTACGAATCAGTAGAAGAAGGCGATGCTTCGATGGCTGAACGCATGGCTTGGAAAGGGTGGAAATTTGCAAGTCTGCACCGCAAAATGATGAACATGGGCAATGGAAAACTAAAAAATTCATTTGTAAACAGTATTTTTAAAGACTGGACGAAATACAGAGGTAATCTCGATTTCAGCCCAAAGACGTTTAATGAAATGTGGCGGGAAAGGAAATAA
- a CDS encoding nitroreductase family protein codes for MSATLDALQWRYATKKMNGTAVEQPLVDEIIEAARLAPTSSGLQPFSIIEITDAELKKKIQPIANNQSQIVDASHLLIFAAWDNYTEERINERFARIAAERELPLSTVEDYKNRLIAGYVPRSAEVNFQHAARQAYIAFGAAIVAAAELKVDTTPMEGFKNDELDELLELSKYGLKSVTILAIGYRDTDNDWLVNLKKVRVPTSELVIKLP; via the coding sequence ATGTCAGCAACTTTAGACGCTTTGCAGTGGCGATATGCAACAAAAAAGATGAATGGAACTGCTGTTGAGCAACCTCTTGTGGACGAAATCATTGAAGCGGCGCGTCTCGCTCCCACGTCCTCGGGATTACAGCCTTTTTCAATTATCGAGATTACAGATGCGGAACTGAAAAAGAAAATCCAACCGATTGCGAATAATCAAAGTCAAATAGTTGATGCTTCGCATCTCCTGATTTTCGCTGCATGGGACAATTATACTGAGGAAAGAATTAATGAACGATTTGCACGTATTGCCGCAGAACGAGAACTTCCGTTAAGTACAGTAGAAGATTACAAAAACAGGTTGATTGCAGGTTATGTGCCGCGTTCGGCAGAAGTAAATTTTCAGCACGCGGCACGGCAGGCATACATTGCATTTGGTGCTGCAATCGTTGCTGCGGCTGAATTGAAAGTTGATACAACACCGATGGAAGGCTTTAAAAATGATGAGCTGGACGAACTGTTGGAACTAAGTAAATACGGTTTAAAAAGTGTAACCATTCTTGCAATCGGTTATCGCGACACGGATAATGATTGGTTGGTAAACCTGAAAAAAGTTCGTGTTCCGACAAGTGAGTTAGTAATTAAACTACCTTAA
- the sucD gene encoding succinate--CoA ligase subunit alpha, producing the protein MSVLVNKNSKVIVQGFTGTEGTFHATQMIEYGTNVVGGVTPNKGGTTHLDRPVFNTVADAVKETDANVSIIFVPPAFAADAVMESAEAGIELIVCITEGIPVQDMVKVKNYLQGKNVRLIGPNCPGVITAGEAKVGIMPGFIFKPGKVGIVSKSGTLTYEAADQVVKAGLGISTAIGIGGDPIIGTTTKEAVELLMNDDETEAIIMIGEIGGSMEADAAHWIKDNNKKPVVGFIAGQTAPAGRRMGHAGAIIGGADDTAAAKMKILAENGVTVVASPADIGKTLAEALKK; encoded by the coding sequence ATGTCAGTTTTAGTAAATAAAAATTCCAAAGTAATTGTTCAGGGTTTTACAGGCACGGAAGGCACTTTCCATGCAACGCAAATGATTGAATACGGAACCAATGTTGTAGGCGGCGTTACGCCAAACAAAGGTGGTACTACGCATCTCGACAGACCAGTGTTCAACACCGTTGCCGATGCTGTAAAAGAAACGGATGCCAATGTGAGCATCATCTTTGTTCCGCCGGCATTTGCGGCAGATGCTGTAATGGAATCTGCGGAAGCAGGCATTGAATTAATCGTGTGCATTACCGAAGGTATCCCTGTGCAGGATATGGTCAAAGTGAAAAATTATTTGCAAGGCAAAAATGTAAGATTGATAGGACCAAATTGTCCGGGCGTAATCACAGCAGGCGAAGCGAAAGTCGGCATTATGCCGGGCTTTATTTTCAAACCCGGAAAAGTAGGCATCGTTTCCAAATCAGGAACACTTACTTATGAAGCTGCCGACCAAGTGGTAAAAGCAGGTTTGGGAATTTCAACGGCAATCGGTATCGGCGGCGACCCGATTATCGGAACGACTACAAAAGAAGCCGTTGAATTGCTGATGAATGATGATGAAACCGAAGCAATTATTATGATTGGCGAAATCGGCGGAAGCATGGAAGCCGATGCGGCGCACTGGATAAAAGATAATAACAAGAAACCTGTCGTTGGTTTTATCGCGGGGCAAACTGCGCCGGCAGGTCGCAGAATGGGACACGCAGGCGCTATCATCGGCGGTGCAGACGATACAGCCGCAGCAAAGATGAAGATTCTTGCAGAGAACGGCGTTACAGTTGTGGCAAGCCCTGCGGATATCGGAAAGACTTTGGCAGAAGCGTTGAAGAAATAA
- a CDS encoding winged helix-turn-helix transcriptional regulator — MKNESSKTSKHGECKSKLRAIYDTMDVLSGKWKISIIGYLIIEKKCRFTELQKQIEGIGAKMLSKELKDLEINELITRTVYDTRPITVEYELTPYGKTLQQIIEELDKWGKKHRERIIRKKTVTVVTT, encoded by the coding sequence ATGAAAAATGAATCTTCCAAGACAAGTAAGCACGGAGAGTGTAAATCGAAGTTGCGTGCGATTTATGATACAATGGATGTTTTGAGCGGTAAATGGAAAATTTCAATTATCGGGTATTTAATTATTGAGAAGAAATGCAGGTTCACAGAACTTCAAAAACAAATTGAAGGTATAGGTGCAAAGATGCTTTCCAAAGAATTAAAAGATTTGGAAATAAATGAACTTATTACGCGCACGGTGTATGATACAAGACCGATAACCGTTGAATATGAATTAACGCCTTACGGAAAAACATTGCAACAAATTATTGAAGAATTAGATAAATGGGGCAAAAAGCACAGGGAACGAATTATTAGAAAAAAAACTGTGACCGTTGTAACTACTTAG